The proteins below come from a single Streptomyces spongiicola genomic window:
- a CDS encoding putative leader peptide, producing the protein MSRAGIALVSRRHVDLGRMSSAMCRAD; encoded by the coding sequence ATGTCTCGAGCTGGAATTGCCTTGGTGAGTCGGCGGCACGTCGACCTCGGCCGCATGTCCAGCGCCATGTGTCGCGCGGACTGA
- a CDS encoding phosphoadenylyl-sulfate reductase, whose product MTAAGSPRTGGELKRLAERAGRDLEEASALSVLTWAAEAFGARFCVTSSMEDAVVAHLASRAFPGVDVVFLDTGYHFPETIGTRDAVAAVMDVNLVTLTPRRSVAEQDAEYGPRLHDRDPDLCCALRKVRPLEEGLAGYDAWATGLRRDESPTRADTPVVGWDEKRQKVKVSPIARWTQADVDAYVAEHGVLTNPLLMDGYASVGCAPCTRRVRAGEDARAGRWAGRAKTECGLHG is encoded by the coding sequence ATGACGGCGGCAGGGTCCCCGCGTACGGGGGGCGAGCTGAAGCGCCTGGCCGAGCGGGCCGGACGGGACCTCGAGGAGGCATCCGCCCTCTCCGTCCTGACCTGGGCCGCGGAGGCCTTCGGTGCCCGCTTCTGCGTCACCTCGTCCATGGAGGACGCGGTGGTCGCGCATCTGGCCTCACGCGCCTTCCCGGGGGTCGACGTGGTCTTCCTGGACACCGGCTACCACTTCCCCGAGACCATCGGCACCCGGGACGCGGTCGCTGCCGTGATGGACGTCAACCTCGTCACGCTCACCCCGCGCCGCTCGGTGGCGGAGCAGGACGCCGAGTACGGCCCGCGGCTGCACGACCGCGACCCCGACCTGTGCTGCGCGCTCCGCAAGGTCAGGCCCCTGGAGGAAGGGCTCGCCGGCTACGACGCGTGGGCGACCGGCCTGCGCCGCGACGAGTCCCCGACGCGGGCGGACACCCCGGTCGTCGGGTGGGACGAGAAGCGGCAGAAGGTCAAGGTCTCCCCGATCGCGCGCTGGACGCAGGCCGACGTGGACGCCTACGTCGCCGAACACGGAGTCCTCACCAATCCGCTGCTCATGGACGGCTACGCCTCGGTGGGCTGCGCCCCCTGCACCCGGCGGGTGCGGGCGGGCGAGGACGCCCGGGCCGGCCGCTGGGCGGGCCGGGCCAAGACCGAGTGCGGGCTGCACGGCTGA
- a CDS encoding GNAT family N-acetyltransferase: MSIAVTTWSLEQTSPSDLRPAAEPEGDVRIVRAEVPSPEFSRFLYTAVGGDIRWTDRLGLTRVQWEEALTRPGVETWVAYERGTPAGYVELEAQDEGAVEIVYFGLVPAFRGRRIGGHLLSYGTARAWDLAERWPGRTPTKRVWLHTCSKDGPHAMDNYLRRGFTLFGTKVEEEPEVAAPGPWPGAHG, translated from the coding sequence ATGAGCATCGCCGTGACCACGTGGTCCCTGGAGCAGACGTCCCCCTCCGACCTGCGCCCCGCCGCCGAGCCCGAGGGAGACGTGCGGATCGTGCGCGCCGAGGTGCCCTCGCCGGAGTTCAGCCGGTTCCTCTACACCGCCGTGGGCGGGGACATCCGCTGGACCGACCGGCTCGGCCTGACCCGCGTGCAGTGGGAGGAGGCGCTGACCAGGCCGGGCGTCGAGACGTGGGTGGCGTACGAGCGGGGCACCCCGGCCGGGTACGTCGAACTGGAGGCGCAGGACGAGGGCGCCGTCGAGATCGTGTACTTCGGCCTCGTCCCGGCGTTCCGCGGCAGGCGGATCGGCGGTCATCTGCTGTCGTACGGCACCGCCCGCGCCTGGGACCTCGCGGAGCGCTGGCCGGGACGCACCCCGACGAAGCGGGTCTGGCTCCACACCTGCTCCAAGGACGGCCCCCACGCCATGGACAACTATCTACGCCGCGGCTTCACGCTGTTCGGCACCAAGGTGGAGGAGGAGCCGGAGGTCGCCGCTCCCGGCCCCTGGCCCGGCGCACACGGCTGA
- the cysC gene encoding adenylyl-sulfate kinase, which produces MTGATIWLTGLPSAGKTTIAYELAGRLRGEGHRVEVLDGDEIREFLSAGLGFGREDRHTNVQRIGFVAELLASNGVKVLVPVIAPYADSREAVRKRHGAEGTPYLEVHVATPVEVCAGRDVKGLYARQAAGEISGLTGVDDPYEEPESPDLRIESHTQTVRESAQALYALLTGRGLA; this is translated from the coding sequence GTGACTGGGGCCACCATCTGGCTCACGGGGCTGCCGAGCGCGGGCAAGACCACGATCGCGTACGAGCTGGCCGGCCGGCTGCGCGGCGAGGGCCACCGTGTCGAGGTGCTCGACGGGGACGAGATCCGCGAGTTCCTGTCCGCGGGACTCGGCTTCGGCCGCGAGGACCGGCACACCAACGTCCAGCGGATCGGCTTCGTCGCCGAACTGCTGGCGTCCAACGGCGTGAAGGTGCTGGTGCCGGTGATCGCCCCGTACGCCGACAGCCGCGAGGCGGTCCGCAAGCGCCACGGCGCGGAGGGCACCCCGTATCTGGAGGTGCATGTCGCCACTCCGGTCGAGGTGTGCGCCGGGCGCGACGTCAAGGGCCTGTACGCCAGGCAGGCGGCCGGCGAGATCAGCGGACTGACCGGTGTGGACGACCCGTACGAGGAGCCGGAGTCGCCGGATCTGCGGATCGAGTCGCACACCCAGACCGTGCGGGAGTCGGCCCAGGCGCTGTACGCGCTACTCACCGGAAGGGGACTGGCATGA
- the cysD gene encoding sulfate adenylyltransferase subunit CysD: MTTGIGTVGGSPDRSPDRSTDRSTDSPYALTHLDALESEAVHIFREVAGEFERPVVLFSGGKDSIVMLHLALKAFAPAAVPFSLLHVDTGHNFPEVIEYRDRVVAQHGLRLHVASVQDYIDRGVLRERPDGTRNPLQTLPLTEAIQRHRFDAVFGGGRRDEEKARAKERVFSLRDEFSQWDPRRQRPELWQLYNGRHAPGEHVRVFPLSNWTELDVWQYIQRERIELPEIYFAHQREVFARDGMWLTAGDWGGPKDGESVEKRRIRYRTVGDMSCTGAVDSDATTLDAVIAEIAASRLTERGATRADDKLSEAAMEDRKREGYF; this comes from the coding sequence ATGACGACCGGCATCGGCACCGTGGGCGGGAGCCCGGACAGGAGCCCCGACAGGAGCACGGACAGGAGCACGGACAGCCCGTACGCGCTGACGCACCTCGACGCGCTGGAGTCCGAGGCGGTGCACATCTTCCGTGAGGTGGCGGGCGAGTTCGAGCGGCCGGTGGTCCTCTTCTCCGGCGGCAAGGACTCCATCGTCATGCTGCATCTCGCGCTCAAGGCGTTCGCCCCGGCGGCGGTCCCCTTCTCGCTGCTCCATGTGGACACCGGGCACAACTTCCCCGAGGTCATCGAGTACCGCGACCGTGTGGTCGCGCAACACGGTCTGCGGCTCCATGTGGCCTCCGTACAGGACTACATCGACCGCGGTGTGCTCCGTGAGCGCCCCGACGGGACCCGCAACCCGCTGCAGACGCTGCCGCTGACGGAGGCCATCCAGCGGCACCGCTTCGACGCCGTGTTCGGCGGCGGGCGCCGCGACGAGGAGAAGGCCCGGGCCAAGGAGCGGGTGTTCTCGCTGCGCGACGAGTTCTCCCAGTGGGACCCGCGGCGCCAGCGCCCCGAACTGTGGCAGCTCTACAACGGCCGCCACGCGCCCGGTGAGCACGTCCGGGTGTTCCCCCTGTCCAACTGGACCGAGCTGGACGTCTGGCAGTACATCCAGCGCGAGCGGATCGAGCTGCCGGAGATCTACTTCGCCCACCAGCGGGAGGTCTTCGCCCGCGACGGCATGTGGCTGACCGCCGGGGACTGGGGCGGCCCGAAGGACGGCGAGAGCGTGGAGAAGCGGCGGATCCGCTACCGCACCGTCGGGGACATGTCCTGCACGGGCGCCGTGGACTCCGACGCGACCACGCTCGACGCGGTGATCGCCGAGATCGCCGCCTCCCGGCTCACCGAGCGGGGTGCGACCCGCGCCGACGACAAGCTGTCCGAGGCCGCGATGGAAGACCGCAAGCGCGAAGGGTACTTCTAG
- a CDS encoding nitrite/sulfite reductase, with protein sequence MAATPGKPASATPRRRAGRHRGEGQWAVGHFTPLNGNEQFKKDDDGLNVRTRIETIYSKRGFDSIDPSDLRGRMRWWGLYTQRKPGIDGGKTAILEPEELDDEYFMLRVRIDGGRLTTGQLRVIGEISQEFARGTADITDRQNVQYHWIRIEDVPEIWNRLEAVGLSTTEACGDTPRVILGSPVAGIAEDEIIDGTPAIEEIHRRIVGDRAFSNLPRKFKSAVSGSPLLDVAHEINDIAFVGVNHPEHGPGFDLWVGGGLSTNPKIGVRLGAWVPLDEVPDVYEGVISIFRDYGYRRLRTRARLKFLVADWGAEKFRRVLEDEYLGRPLVDGPAPEQPVRRWRDHVGVHRQKDGRYYVGFAPRVGRVDGATLTKIAEVAEAHGSGRVRTTAEQKMIVLDVEEPQVESLVSALESLDLRVGPSPFRRGTMACTGIEFCKLAIVETKARGASLIDELERRLPEFDEPITININGCPNACARIQVADIGLKGQLVLDENGEQVEGFQVHLGGALGLEAGFGRKVRGLKVTSAELPDYVERVLRRFQAERGDGERFAAWAARAGEEALS encoded by the coding sequence ATGGCCGCCACCCCCGGAAAGCCCGCCTCCGCCACGCCTCGACGCAGGGCCGGACGCCACCGCGGCGAGGGTCAGTGGGCCGTCGGCCACTTCACGCCCCTGAACGGCAACGAGCAGTTCAAGAAGGACGACGACGGTCTCAATGTGCGGACACGTATTGAGACGATCTACTCCAAGCGCGGGTTCGACTCCATCGACCCCAGCGACCTCCGCGGCCGGATGCGCTGGTGGGGGCTGTACACCCAGCGCAAGCCCGGGATCGACGGCGGCAAGACCGCGATCCTGGAGCCGGAGGAGCTGGACGACGAGTACTTCATGCTGCGGGTCCGCATCGACGGCGGGCGGCTGACCACCGGTCAGCTGCGGGTCATCGGCGAGATCTCGCAGGAGTTCGCACGCGGCACCGCCGACATCACCGACCGGCAGAACGTCCAGTACCACTGGATCCGCATCGAGGACGTGCCCGAGATCTGGAACCGGCTGGAGGCCGTCGGTCTGTCCACCACCGAGGCGTGCGGCGACACCCCGCGCGTCATCCTCGGCTCCCCGGTGGCCGGTATCGCCGAGGACGAGATCATCGACGGCACCCCGGCCATCGAGGAGATCCACCGGCGGATCGTCGGCGACAGGGCCTTCTCCAACCTCCCCCGCAAGTTCAAGTCGGCGGTCTCCGGCTCGCCGCTGCTGGACGTGGCACACGAGATCAACGACATCGCCTTCGTCGGGGTGAACCACCCCGAACACGGCCCCGGCTTCGACCTGTGGGTCGGCGGCGGCCTCTCCACCAACCCGAAGATCGGCGTCCGGCTGGGCGCCTGGGTGCCGCTGGACGAGGTCCCGGACGTCTACGAGGGCGTCATCTCGATCTTCCGCGACTACGGCTACCGCCGGCTGCGCACCCGCGCACGGCTGAAGTTCCTGGTCGCCGACTGGGGCGCGGAGAAGTTCCGCCGGGTGCTGGAGGACGAGTACCTCGGGCGCCCGCTGGTCGACGGCCCGGCGCCCGAGCAGCCCGTGCGGCGGTGGCGGGACCACGTAGGGGTGCACCGGCAGAAGGACGGCCGCTACTACGTCGGCTTCGCACCGCGGGTCGGCCGTGTCGACGGCGCCACCCTCACCAAGATCGCCGAGGTGGCGGAGGCACACGGCTCGGGCCGGGTCCGCACCACCGCCGAGCAGAAGATGATCGTCCTCGACGTCGAGGAGCCGCAGGTCGAGTCGCTGGTGTCGGCACTCGAGTCGCTGGACCTGCGGGTCGGCCCGTCGCCGTTCCGCCGCGGCACGATGGCCTGCACCGGCATCGAGTTCTGCAAGCTCGCCATCGTCGAGACCAAGGCCCGCGGCGCCTCGCTGATCGACGAACTGGAGCGCCGCCTGCCGGAGTTCGACGAGCCGATCACCATCAACATCAACGGCTGCCCCAACGCCTGCGCCCGTATCCAGGTGGCGGACATCGGTCTCAAGGGCCAGCTGGTGCTGGACGAGAACGGCGAGCAGGTGGAGGGCTTCCAGGTGCACCTGGGCGGTGCGCTGGGGCTGGAGGCCGGCTTCGGCCGCAAGGTCCGCGGGTTGAAGGTCACCTCCGCCGAGCTGCCCGACTACGTCGAGCGCGTCCTCAGGCGCTTCCAGGCGGAGCGCGGGGACGGCGAGCGCTTCGCCGCCTGGGCGGCGCGGGCGGGCGAGGAGGCGCTGTCATGA
- a CDS encoding sulfate adenylyltransferase subunit 1 codes for MNGSTEQPTDRQTEQLSATTLLRFATAGSVDDGKSTLVGRLLHDSKSVLADQLEAVEHASRSRGQEAPDLALLTDGLRAEREQGITIDVAYRYFATPRRRFILADTPGHVQYTRNMVTGASTAELTVILVDARNGVVEQTRRHAAIAALLRVPHVVLAVNKMDLVDYREPVFAAIAEEFTAYASELGVPEITAIPISALAGDNVVDASAHMDWYGGPTVLEHLETVPVSHDLATCHARLPVQYVIRPQTADHPDYRGYAGQIAAGTFRVGESVTVLPSGRTSRIAGIDLLGEPVDVAWTPQSVTLLLEDDIDVSRGDLVVPSADAPATTQDVEATVCHVADTPLAVGARVLLKHTTRTVKAIVKEIPSRLTLDDLSQHPAPGQLVANDIGRVRVRTAEPLALDSYADSRRTGSFLLIDPADGTTLAAGMAGEFFAAAEAAPAGDDEGWDF; via the coding sequence ATGAACGGTTCCACCGAGCAGCCGACCGACCGGCAGACCGAACAGCTGTCGGCCACCACCCTGCTGCGCTTCGCCACCGCCGGTTCGGTCGACGACGGCAAGTCCACCCTGGTGGGCCGGCTGCTGCACGACTCCAAGTCGGTGCTCGCCGACCAGCTGGAGGCGGTCGAGCACGCCTCCCGCTCCCGCGGCCAGGAGGCGCCCGACCTGGCGCTGCTCACCGACGGCCTGCGGGCCGAGCGGGAGCAGGGCATCACCATCGACGTGGCGTACCGCTACTTCGCCACGCCCCGGCGGCGGTTCATCCTCGCCGACACCCCCGGGCATGTGCAGTACACCCGGAACATGGTCACCGGCGCCTCGACGGCCGAGCTGACCGTGATCCTGGTCGACGCCCGCAACGGCGTGGTCGAGCAGACCCGCCGGCACGCCGCGATCGCCGCGCTGCTGCGCGTCCCGCACGTCGTCCTCGCCGTCAACAAGATGGACCTGGTGGACTACCGGGAGCCGGTCTTCGCCGCCATCGCCGAGGAGTTCACGGCCTACGCGAGCGAGCTGGGCGTCCCGGAGATCACCGCGATCCCGATCTCGGCGCTCGCCGGCGACAACGTCGTGGACGCCTCCGCGCACATGGACTGGTACGGCGGCCCGACGGTGCTGGAACACCTGGAGACCGTGCCGGTGAGCCATGACCTGGCGACCTGCCACGCGCGTCTTCCCGTGCAGTACGTGATCCGCCCGCAGACCGCGGACCACCCGGACTACCGCGGGTACGCGGGCCAGATCGCGGCCGGAACGTTCCGCGTCGGCGAGAGCGTGACCGTGCTGCCGTCGGGACGGACGTCGCGGATCGCGGGCATCGACCTGCTCGGCGAACCGGTGGACGTGGCCTGGACGCCGCAGTCGGTGACCCTGCTGCTGGAGGACGACATCGACGTCTCCCGCGGCGACCTGGTCGTGCCGAGCGCGGACGCGCCCGCCACGACGCAGGACGTCGAGGCCACGGTGTGCCATGTCGCCGACACCCCCCTCGCGGTGGGCGCACGGGTGCTGCTGAAGCACACCACCCGCACGGTGAAGGCGATCGTCAAGGAGATCCCGTCTCGGCTGACCCTTGACGACCTGTCCCAGCACCCGGCCCCCGGGCAGCTGGTCGCCAACGACATCGGCCGCGTCAGGGTCCGCACCGCCGAGCCGCTGGCGCTCGACTCCTACGCGGACTCCCGCCGCACCGGGTCCTTCCTGCTGATCGACCCGGCGGACGGCACGACCCTGGCGGCCGGCATGGCGGGCGAGTTCTTCGCCGCCGCCGAGGCCGCGCCCGCCGGGGACGACGAGGGGTGGGACTTCTGA